One segment of Paenibacillus pabuli DNA contains the following:
- a CDS encoding glycosyltransferase family 2 protein gives MAIRYSVIIPTYNRAHQLSLTLAAFEAQTYSKHLFEVIVADDGSTDGTKELVEAYRASYSLTYVSQTEQRGRSAIRNLGLQYAKGAYVIFCDADFLALPEFIRTVRQYHRKNPRAVVSGFPHSFDGSYTHYYPDFSPEEKEHCHAVLAASNSWRPELEAANEIVPLVTPADIIHHTDALSRVVFPSKMPPGVIKQFASTDVAPWMVFVTRCVSVRRSLLNRVGGFNERFVLYGLEDWDLGYRLHCMKVPFYCIKEVVGYHQEHPTHFRGDVLNTENLRIMLETYGFNDSALNLFCVVPPSADLETYKNTLRILRKGFRSRTTRSSARLLKRTLRIAAKQFLLQSDAEAYKKSLAKIQRRAAGRKSRVARVLRDMVQRSEKLVE, from the coding sequence ATGGCGATCCGCTACAGCGTCATTATCCCAACCTATAACCGGGCCCATCAGTTATCGCTTACACTGGCGGCTTTTGAAGCACAGACTTACTCAAAACATCTTTTTGAAGTTATCGTGGCTGATGATGGTTCAACGGATGGAACGAAAGAACTGGTTGAAGCTTATCGCGCTTCATATTCGTTGACCTATGTATCCCAAACAGAACAGCGCGGCAGATCTGCGATCCGTAATCTGGGGCTCCAGTATGCCAAAGGGGCATACGTTATTTTTTGCGATGCTGACTTTCTGGCACTACCCGAGTTTATTCGAACCGTGCGGCAGTATCATCGTAAAAATCCCAGAGCCGTGGTTTCTGGCTTTCCGCATTCTTTCGACGGTTCATATACCCACTACTATCCGGACTTTTCCCCAGAAGAGAAAGAACATTGTCATGCGGTCCTCGCAGCATCAAACTCATGGCGACCCGAACTAGAAGCTGCCAACGAAATTGTCCCGTTGGTAACACCCGCAGATATCATTCATCATACAGATGCTTTGTCACGAGTGGTTTTCCCATCCAAAATGCCGCCGGGTGTCATCAAACAATTTGCGAGCACAGATGTAGCTCCCTGGATGGTATTTGTTACTCGGTGTGTATCCGTCCGGCGTAGTCTGCTGAATCGCGTTGGGGGTTTCAATGAAAGGTTTGTACTGTATGGCCTTGAAGACTGGGATTTGGGCTACAGGCTGCACTGTATGAAAGTGCCTTTCTATTGCATCAAAGAGGTCGTAGGCTATCATCAGGAGCACCCAACCCACTTCCGGGGGGATGTGCTCAATACGGAGAATCTGCGAATCATGTTGGAAACCTATGGCTTCAATGATTCCGCACTGAATTTATTTTGCGTTGTGCCTCCATCCGCTGACCTAGAAACATACAAGAATACACTGAGGATCTTGCGCAAAGGGTTCCGGTCCAGAACGACACGTTCTTCCGCACGATTGTTAAAAAGGACACTACGAATTGCAGCCAAACAGTTCTTACTCCAATCTGATGCAGAGGCATACAAAAAATCATTAGCTAAAATACAGCGAAGAGCAGCAGGCAGGAAAAGCAGAGTGGCTCGTGTTTTACGGGATATGGTGCAAAGGTCTGAAAAATTGGTGGAGTAG
- a CDS encoding extracellular solute-binding protein, whose product MKRSWRKRLAIGICLMMGLTVLAGCAGDNGNAGVAEGDGPTPISIWMSMNTNASITLKSMNEITAIKEWEKKTNTKIEFQHPAVGAETEQFNVMIASNQLPDAMFVNGDYAKLFNDGIIIRLNELIDEYAPNLKKILEENPEVAKQLKADNGDIYAIPHLRLGEYKTFGGTFIRQDWLDELKLEKPETLSEWETVLKAFKEKKGVSAPLLFGAPPKMTTMGPAAPTYLEAYGITNNTFLKDGKVVYGPIEPEYKEFLTMFHRWYQEGLIDPDFATNDQKTYDAKILSGQAGAFFTFIGGGVGRYLPALQETDPNANLTAVQYPVLNKGDEPMFTGRSWEWSSSGVVITNSNKHPEETVKALDYFFSEEGHMLKNFGVEGLTYTMKDGYPTYTDEILKNPDGLSVAQAMAKHFIANYPFVGEDDDRYNEQYYQLQQQKDAAILFSKYSENTLKVGLPPTSLTTEESTEYSKIMSDIGTYRDEMFIKFVIGVEPIENFDKFVDQINKFNVKRAIEIQQAALDRYNAR is encoded by the coding sequence ATGAAACGGTCATGGAGAAAGCGGCTGGCAATTGGAATCTGCCTGATGATGGGATTAACTGTCCTTGCAGGCTGTGCAGGAGACAATGGAAACGCGGGTGTGGCAGAGGGAGATGGCCCTACGCCAATATCGATCTGGATGTCAATGAACACGAATGCTTCCATCACGCTCAAGAGCATGAATGAAATCACGGCGATCAAGGAATGGGAGAAGAAGACAAATACCAAAATCGAATTTCAGCATCCCGCGGTGGGTGCCGAGACCGAACAATTCAATGTCATGATTGCCTCGAATCAACTGCCTGATGCCATGTTTGTAAATGGCGATTACGCCAAGCTGTTCAATGATGGCATCATCATTCGACTTAACGAACTCATTGATGAATACGCTCCCAATTTGAAAAAGATCCTGGAAGAGAATCCTGAAGTCGCCAAACAGTTAAAAGCCGACAACGGAGATATCTATGCCATACCGCATCTGCGTCTGGGGGAATATAAAACCTTCGGCGGCACATTCATCCGTCAGGATTGGCTTGATGAGCTGAAGCTGGAGAAACCGGAAACGCTGAGTGAATGGGAGACCGTGCTTAAAGCGTTCAAAGAGAAAAAAGGCGTCTCCGCGCCACTGCTGTTCGGGGCACCACCCAAGATGACTACGATGGGGCCAGCTGCACCGACCTATTTGGAGGCTTATGGCATCACCAACAATACATTCTTGAAGGATGGCAAGGTAGTCTATGGACCAATCGAGCCAGAATACAAGGAATTCCTGACGATGTTTCATCGCTGGTACCAGGAGGGATTGATTGATCCCGATTTTGCTACCAATGATCAGAAGACATACGATGCCAAAATTTTAAGCGGTCAGGCGGGTGCGTTTTTCACCTTCATCGGTGGAGGTGTGGGCCGCTACCTGCCCGCTCTGCAGGAAACCGATCCGAACGCCAACCTGACAGCTGTGCAATATCCAGTGCTGAACAAGGGCGATGAGCCGATGTTTACCGGGCGTTCCTGGGAGTGGAGCAGTAGCGGCGTTGTGATCACTAATAGCAACAAGCACCCGGAGGAAACGGTCAAAGCCCTCGATTATTTCTTCAGTGAAGAAGGGCATATGCTGAAAAATTTCGGAGTGGAAGGTCTCACGTATACGATGAAGGACGGTTACCCGACCTATACCGATGAGATTTTGAAAAATCCGGATGGATTGTCGGTTGCCCAAGCGATGGCCAAACACTTTATTGCGAACTATCCCTTCGTGGGTGAGGATGACGACCGGTACAATGAGCAGTATTATCAGCTCCAGCAGCAGAAGGATGCCGCCATTCTTTTCTCCAAATACAGCGAGAATACACTGAAGGTAGGGCTTCCTCCTACCAGTCTGACAACAGAAGAGTCCACGGAATACAGCAAAATCATGAGCGACATTGGAACGTACCGGGATGAAATGTTCATCAAGTTTGTCATTGGGGTCGAGCCGATTGAGAACTTTGACAAGTTTGTCGATCAGATCAACAAGTTCAACGTCAAGCGGGCCATTGAGATTCAACAGGCTGCGCTGGACCGCTACAACGCCAGATAA
- a CDS encoding ABC transporter permease subunit, with protein MEKVSHKLSLLWLNYKKNKAIYWMALPVVLYFLIFKYLPMYGAIIAFKDYSVGKGIWGSDWVGLQHFRDFFQSYYFWRILKNTLVLSFYQLLFGFPAPILLALLLNEIRNEIFKRTVQTVSYIPHFISIVVICGMIVDFSSRDGLFNTIIGYFGGQSSALLSDPANFRTIYTASSIWQELGFSSIIYLAALSGINPELYDAANVDGASRLRQVWHITLPGIIPMILILLILRIGGLMEIGFEKIILLYNPNVYDTADVISTFVYRKGISESAEFSYTTAVGLFQSVINFTLLIGANRLSKAISNTKLF; from the coding sequence ATGGAGAAGGTGTCGCACAAGCTTTCCTTGTTATGGCTCAATTATAAAAAGAATAAAGCGATCTATTGGATGGCTCTTCCCGTCGTTTTGTATTTTCTCATCTTCAAATATCTGCCGATGTACGGAGCGATCATTGCTTTCAAGGATTACTCGGTGGGCAAAGGCATATGGGGTAGTGATTGGGTGGGACTGCAGCACTTCCGGGATTTCTTTCAGAGTTACTATTTCTGGCGAATCCTGAAGAATACCCTTGTGTTGAGCTTTTATCAGCTGTTATTTGGCTTCCCCGCACCGATTCTGCTTGCACTGCTTCTCAATGAGATTCGCAACGAAATATTCAAGCGCACTGTGCAGACCGTCTCCTACATTCCACACTTTATTTCCATCGTGGTCATCTGCGGCATGATTGTGGATTTCTCATCCCGGGATGGACTGTTTAACACCATCATTGGTTACTTTGGCGGTCAGAGCAGTGCGCTTCTCAGTGATCCGGCCAATTTCCGTACGATTTATACGGCTTCATCCATCTGGCAGGAGCTTGGGTTTTCCAGCATCATTTATCTGGCCGCGCTCAGTGGTATCAATCCCGAGCTCTATGATGCAGCGAATGTGGATGGAGCGAGTCGCCTTCGCCAGGTCTGGCATATTACATTGCCCGGTATCATTCCGATGATTCTGATTCTACTGATTCTCCGTATTGGCGGATTGATGGAAATTGGTTTCGAAAAAATCATCCTGCTCTACAATCCAAACGTCTATGATACGGCTGATGTCATCTCTACATTTGTGTATCGTAAAGGGATTAGCGAAAGTGCCGAGTTCAGCTATACGACTGCAGTAGGCCTGTTCCAATCCGTCATTAACTTTACACTGCTCATTGGTGCCAATCGCCTGTCCAAGGCGATATCCAATACCAAGCTATTCTAG
- a CDS encoding carbohydrate ABC transporter permease: MKIKRSLGERLFGGANAILMTGLIIVTLYPLLHVLNASFSDSGQLMAHRGLLLFPKGLTLESYKLVLSNPNILSGYRNTIFIVVVGTALNLLFTILGAYTLSRKSFMLRNPIMLAIVFTMFFNGGIIPSYLLINNTLHMGNSLWALIVPGLISSYNLIIMRTSFQEISESLLESARMDGAGEMLILWRIVVPLSMPVIAVMILFYGVSHWNSWFGAILYIRDRNLFPLQLVLREILIQNSTDSMTTGASAVDKEAIGESVKYATVMVATLPILFIYPFLQKYFVKGVMIGAIKE, from the coding sequence ATGAAAATAAAACGATCACTCGGGGAGCGGCTGTTTGGCGGTGCCAACGCTATCCTGATGACAGGCTTGATTATTGTGACCTTGTATCCGCTATTGCATGTGCTGAATGCGTCGTTCAGCGATTCAGGTCAGCTCATGGCCCACAGAGGTCTGCTGCTCTTTCCCAAAGGGTTGACTCTGGAAAGCTACAAGCTGGTTCTCAGCAACCCGAACATCCTGTCCGGATACCGAAACACCATATTCATCGTCGTGGTGGGTACGGCACTGAATCTGCTGTTCACCATTTTGGGGGCCTATACCCTGTCTCGCAAAAGCTTCATGCTCCGCAATCCGATCATGCTGGCGATTGTGTTTACGATGTTTTTTAACGGAGGCATCATTCCATCCTATCTGTTGATCAACAATACGCTTCATATGGGGAACAGCCTGTGGGCTCTGATTGTACCGGGTCTGATTAGCAGCTATAATCTCATTATTATGCGGACTTCGTTTCAGGAAATCTCGGAAAGCCTGCTGGAATCGGCCCGCATGGACGGGGCGGGAGAGATGCTCATTCTCTGGCGAATCGTGGTGCCGTTGTCCATGCCGGTGATTGCGGTGATGATTCTCTTTTATGGGGTGAGCCATTGGAATTCATGGTTTGGTGCAATCCTGTACATCCGGGATCGAAATCTGTTTCCGCTTCAGCTGGTCCTGCGCGAAATCCTGATCCAGAACAGTACGGACTCCATGACGACAGGCGCGTCAGCCGTAGACAAAGAGGCCATCGGGGAAAGTGTAAAATATGCAACGGTCATGGTTGCCACGCTCCCTATTTTGTTTATCTATCCTTTTCTGCAGAAATACTTTGTCAAAGGTGTTATGATCGGAGCAATCAAAGAATAA
- a CDS encoding helix-turn-helix domain-containing protein, with amino-acid sequence MKKKSILLSWSISYMVILLIPIVIGAAVFAESRILLEEEVNRSNMVLLSQVQETIDNQIGDIGSISNQLMADSQLTSFINHATEQDARWRLMGLELIKNLKSTRVGNGLISELYIYIKDADVALSSSSLIQKTYLYDMFYKGTDITEEAWTRLMHDTDTSKFRKMAVRSEDRRIEDTLVYLQPFPIQSAADSPATFVVNLDPNRFQQAIDNVRLEKESTVFILDHEGNMLFSTGDFETPYKMSGDLDLGQDSRVSTGTIDWNGESVTMSQISSKVQDWKYVSIIPTRIYAKKLTVIRNITIGGVTAGLLLGGVAAWWFTRRNYRPLGRIMNIISDKVKWKLEQPDDEYGILQSVLVRAWEEQDQFASRLKDQQNVVRSNLLAKLMKGRVQAGDEFAATLERLGIRFETPSFAVLLLHIENVDGLFRTKVREQDQEEKDQFVQLILTNVLEEMIGSMGHVYSADIDGRIVFLINIRAYEENTGSQLISAIEEAQRFIGSRFCVYFSVGVSEVHHGVAEIADGFRESEDALEFRLILGIGQIIDQNRIRRPKEELYYPLDLERQLINYIATGNYARSTEVMNEILMTNFTGEPLSVELARCLMFELIGTILKATEQIKSDDQNEMTHRNDLIRQLFACETFEEIEAELLRILETVCQMVNERKRSRNEELKDQLIEFIVENYADVNLGLTHLSERFRFHPTYVSKYFKEQTGINVIDYINQYRIEQSKRILQAEEGTIQDVSERVGFLNSNSFIRVFKKYEGITPGQYKQNSRLVQHEG; translated from the coding sequence ATGAAGAAGAAAAGCATCCTGTTGTCCTGGAGCATTTCTTACATGGTCATTCTGCTCATCCCGATAGTGATCGGTGCAGCTGTATTTGCCGAGTCCCGCATCTTACTTGAGGAAGAAGTGAATCGCTCCAACATGGTGCTGCTATCCCAGGTACAGGAGACGATCGATAACCAGATTGGCGATATTGGCAGCATTAGCAATCAATTAATGGCCGACTCTCAGTTAACAAGCTTCATTAACCATGCGACTGAACAGGATGCCCGGTGGAGGTTAATGGGACTTGAGCTTATCAAAAACCTGAAGTCCACACGTGTCGGAAACGGCTTAATTAGCGAATTATATATTTACATCAAGGACGCCGACGTTGCCCTGTCTTCCTCTTCGCTTATTCAGAAAACGTATCTGTATGACATGTTCTACAAAGGCACGGATATAACCGAGGAAGCGTGGACCAGACTTATGCACGATACGGATACAAGCAAGTTCCGGAAGATGGCGGTTCGGAGCGAAGATCGGCGTATTGAAGACACACTTGTCTACCTGCAGCCGTTCCCCATCCAGAGTGCTGCCGATAGCCCAGCGACCTTCGTGGTCAACCTGGACCCGAATCGGTTCCAGCAGGCAATTGATAATGTGCGTCTGGAAAAAGAGAGCACGGTATTCATCCTGGATCATGAGGGGAACATGTTATTTTCTACAGGAGATTTTGAAACCCCTTACAAAATGAGTGGAGATCTGGATCTGGGCCAAGATTCGAGAGTCAGTACGGGAACAATCGATTGGAACGGTGAATCCGTCACCATGTCCCAGATCTCTTCCAAGGTCCAGGATTGGAAGTATGTATCGATCATACCTACCCGAATCTATGCCAAGAAGCTAACGGTCATCCGTAATATTACCATTGGAGGTGTGACAGCTGGACTTCTGCTCGGTGGGGTAGCTGCTTGGTGGTTCACCAGGAGGAACTACCGTCCACTGGGACGGATCATGAACATTATCTCCGATAAGGTCAAATGGAAACTGGAGCAGCCGGACGATGAATATGGCATTCTGCAATCGGTGCTGGTCCGGGCCTGGGAAGAGCAGGATCAATTCGCGAGCAGGCTCAAGGATCAGCAAAACGTAGTGCGGAGCAATTTGCTTGCCAAGCTGATGAAGGGCAGGGTTCAGGCAGGTGACGAGTTTGCCGCAACGTTGGAACGGCTTGGTATTCGCTTCGAGACCCCATCGTTTGCCGTACTGCTCCTGCACATTGAAAATGTGGATGGGTTGTTCCGGACAAAAGTACGCGAGCAGGACCAGGAAGAGAAAGACCAATTTGTACAGCTCATCCTGACCAATGTACTGGAGGAAATGATAGGCTCCATGGGTCACGTGTATTCTGCAGATATTGATGGAAGGATCGTATTCCTCATCAACATTCGGGCATATGAGGAGAATACCGGATCTCAGTTGATCAGTGCCATTGAGGAAGCCCAGCGTTTTATCGGATCACGGTTTTGCGTGTACTTCTCCGTTGGAGTAAGCGAAGTTCATCACGGCGTTGCAGAGATTGCAGACGGATTTCGGGAATCGGAGGATGCGCTTGAATTTCGCCTGATTCTGGGGATTGGGCAGATCATTGACCAAAATCGGATTCGCAGGCCGAAAGAGGAATTATATTACCCCCTCGATCTGGAGAGGCAGCTCATTAACTATATTGCTACAGGCAATTATGCCCGTTCAACCGAAGTGATGAACGAGATCCTTATGACCAATTTTACAGGAGAGCCCTTGTCCGTTGAACTGGCACGCTGCCTAATGTTTGAGTTAATTGGTACCATTTTGAAAGCTACGGAACAGATCAAGTCAGATGACCAGAACGAGATGACGCATCGTAATGATCTGATTCGGCAATTGTTTGCATGCGAGACGTTTGAGGAGATTGAAGCCGAGCTGCTGCGAATTCTGGAGACCGTCTGTCAGATGGTGAATGAACGCAAGCGTTCCCGCAATGAAGAGCTGAAGGATCAGCTAATTGAATTCATTGTAGAGAACTATGCAGACGTCAATCTGGGTCTGACCCATTTGTCGGAACGATTTCGCTTTCATCCCACCTATGTCTCCAAGTACTTCAAGGAGCAGACCGGGATCAACGTGATTGATTACATCAACCAATATCGGATTGAACAATCCAAGAGAATTCTCCAGGCAGAGGAAGGGACCATTCAGGACGTATCCGAGCGTGTAGGGTTTCTCAACAGTAATTCATTCATTCGTGTCTTCAAAAAATATGAGGGCATCACGCCAGGTCAATATAAGCAAAATAGCAGGCTTGTCCAACATGAAGGATGA
- a CDS encoding glycoside hydrolase family 88 protein, with the protein MWKDAIEDALQVTRSNIERFGDRFPHVSNGDEHYVLNDNTEWTAGFWSGILWLCSEYTQDPLFREAAVRTVDNFRTRMERKSIFDHHDIGFLYSLSSKAQWVVERDPAARDLTLEAADMLMKRWREESGLIQAWGRKGDVNNGGRIIIDCLLNLPLLLWAYEQTNNEEYRRAAKLHAEKSRRFLVRGDDSSYHTFYFDQATGEAIRGGTHQGYNDGSTWTRGQAWGIYGFALCSRYLQSAEMFETARRLARYFIAHVPEDHVAYWDFDAPQTSETKRDSSASAIAACGILEIAERMDPSDPERQFFLDAVQKSMASLVQNYSTHGAETEEGLLKHGSYSVRGGDSPDDYVIWGDYFYLEALMRLERGIPGYWYERE; encoded by the coding sequence ATGTGGAAAGATGCCATTGAAGATGCACTCCAAGTCACGAGAAGCAATATTGAGCGATTTGGGGATCGATTTCCCCATGTAAGTAACGGGGATGAGCATTATGTGCTGAATGACAACACGGAATGGACAGCAGGCTTCTGGTCAGGCATTTTGTGGTTATGCTCGGAGTACACCCAGGACCCGCTGTTTCGCGAGGCAGCCGTTAGAACCGTCGATAACTTCCGGACACGCATGGAACGGAAGAGCATTTTTGACCATCATGACATAGGCTTCCTCTATTCCTTATCCTCCAAGGCCCAATGGGTTGTGGAACGTGATCCTGCTGCACGTGATCTTACGCTGGAAGCTGCGGATATGCTGATGAAGCGCTGGCGGGAAGAGTCAGGGCTGATCCAGGCTTGGGGACGCAAGGGCGATGTGAACAACGGAGGACGGATTATTATTGATTGCCTGCTTAATCTTCCATTATTGTTATGGGCGTATGAACAGACAAATAACGAAGAATATCGGCGCGCAGCCAAGCTCCATGCGGAGAAAAGCCGGCGTTTTCTGGTTCGTGGAGATGATTCCAGCTATCATACCTTCTATTTTGATCAGGCTACTGGCGAAGCCATTCGTGGAGGAACCCATCAGGGCTATAATGATGGCTCGACCTGGACCCGTGGGCAGGCATGGGGGATATACGGCTTTGCGTTATGCAGTCGTTATTTGCAAAGTGCAGAGATGTTCGAGACAGCGAGGCGTCTCGCCCGTTACTTTATTGCCCATGTACCGGAGGATCATGTAGCATATTGGGATTTTGATGCACCACAGACATCCGAAACAAAGCGTGACAGCTCGGCATCCGCTATTGCTGCGTGCGGGATACTGGAGATCGCCGAGAGAATGGATCCATCCGATCCGGAACGGCAGTTCTTCCTGGATGCGGTGCAGAAGTCGATGGCGTCTCTGGTCCAAAATTATTCCACGCATGGGGCCGAAACCGAAGAAGGGTTACTCAAGCATGGTTCCTACTCCGTCAGAGGCGGGGATTCACCGGATGACTATGTGATCTGGGGCGATTATTTCTATCTCGAAGCATTGATGCGTCTGGAGCGGGGCATTCCTGGATATTGGTATGAGCGGGAGTAG
- the pdxA gene encoding 4-hydroxythreonine-4-phosphate dehydrogenase PdxA codes for MKPTVGITMGDAAGIGPEIIMKALGHQEVYDNCNPLVIGDAKILKRVLPVIGSSLNVNAIQVPSEAKYEFGTVDVIDLDLIPADLEYGKVSPVAGDAAFQFLAKSIDLAKKQQINSICTAPLNKEALHQGGHLYPGHTEILADLTDTQDFSMMLTTPNLRVIHLTTHMGLIDAIASINPERTYTVVKLAHDTLKKAGFENPRVAVCGINPHAGENGLFGNGEEEEKLQPGIERAKQEGINVVGPLPADTLFFRAGRGDFDIVVACYHDQGHAPIKVMGIEEGVNITVGLKGGIIRTSVDHGTAFDIAGKNIADDKSMLAAIRSAIELAPKTQM; via the coding sequence ATGAAACCCACAGTTGGAATTACAATGGGCGATGCTGCAGGTATCGGACCCGAGATTATTATGAAAGCACTAGGCCATCAGGAGGTCTACGACAACTGCAACCCACTCGTTATTGGTGATGCAAAAATATTGAAACGCGTTCTGCCCGTTATTGGATCAAGCTTGAACGTCAATGCCATTCAGGTGCCTTCAGAAGCCAAATATGAATTCGGCACCGTGGATGTCATTGATCTGGATCTAATCCCTGCCGATCTCGAATATGGAAAGGTGTCTCCTGTAGCGGGAGATGCAGCCTTTCAATTCCTGGCCAAGTCCATTGATCTGGCCAAAAAACAGCAGATCAACTCGATCTGCACTGCTCCTCTGAACAAGGAGGCCTTGCACCAAGGTGGACACCTGTATCCAGGACATACCGAAATTCTGGCCGATCTGACCGATACACAGGATTTCTCCATGATGCTGACGACGCCTAATCTGCGGGTTATTCACCTGACAACACACATGGGCTTGATCGATGCGATCGCCAGCATCAATCCCGAAAGAACCTACACGGTAGTTAAGCTTGCTCACGATACACTCAAAAAAGCAGGCTTCGAGAATCCACGTGTAGCGGTATGCGGTATTAACCCACACGCAGGTGAGAACGGCTTGTTCGGTAATGGTGAAGAAGAAGAAAAACTGCAGCCAGGTATCGAGCGTGCTAAGCAGGAAGGCATTAACGTGGTTGGTCCTCTCCCTGCGGATACATTGTTCTTCCGCGCAGGCCGCGGTGACTTCGATATCGTAGTTGCTTGCTACCACGATCAGGGACATGCACCGATTAAAGTTATGGGCATCGAAGAAGGCGTGAATATCACCGTTGGCTTGAAAGGCGGCATCATCCGCACTTCCGTTGACCACGGTACGGCCTTCGATATCGCTGGTAAAAACATCGCCGATGACAAAAGCATGCTGGCAGCCATTCGCTCTGCCATTGAGCTTGCCCCAAAAACGCAGATGTAA